From one Bacillus sp. FJAT-42376 genomic stretch:
- a CDS encoding protease modulator HflC, with translation MANENIVNFKERLPGGYSKFIRFGLFLIGCIVLLIAVFSSVFIVQENEYKVVRQFGEVVNIIEKPGLHTKIPLVQSVSSLPKYQMTYDVKEAEINTKDKKRMIIDNYAVWKIEDPKKMISNARNMVNAEAKMAEFVFSSIRSELGQLNYDEIINDEKSSRGSLNDKVTALVNEALERDQYGITVTDVRIKRTDLPEANEKSVYTRMISERDSTAQEYLSKGDADKNRMTAKADKLVKETIAKAESEADVIRGQGEQEAAKIYNKAYSADSGFYGLYRTLESYKKTIDGETVIIIPFDSPYAQTLLGKTN, from the coding sequence ATGGCCAATGAGAACATTGTGAACTTTAAAGAAAGACTGCCGGGCGGCTATTCAAAATTCATCCGGTTTGGATTGTTTCTGATAGGATGCATCGTCCTCCTTATTGCGGTATTCTCAAGTGTTTTTATTGTTCAGGAAAATGAATACAAAGTCGTCCGCCAATTCGGCGAAGTTGTCAATATTATTGAAAAACCGGGATTGCATACAAAAATTCCGCTTGTCCAGAGTGTTTCTTCTCTCCCGAAATATCAGATGACCTATGATGTAAAAGAAGCGGAAATCAATACGAAGGATAAAAAGAGGATGATTATTGACAACTATGCCGTTTGGAAAATAGAAGATCCAAAGAAAATGATTTCGAATGCCCGCAACATGGTGAATGCAGAAGCGAAAATGGCGGAGTTTGTTTTTTCCTCCATTCGTTCTGAACTCGGTCAGCTGAATTATGATGAAATCATCAACGATGAGAAATCTTCCAGAGGGAGCCTGAACGATAAAGTAACCGCACTAGTCAATGAGGCGCTTGAGCGGGACCAATACGGAATTACCGTAACCGATGTAAGGATCAAGAGAACGGACCTGCCGGAGGCAAATGAAAAATCGGTATATACGAGAATGATTTCAGAGCGGGATTCCACGGCGCAGGAGTATTTATCAAAAGGCGATGCGGATAAAAACAGAATGACAGCGAAAGCAGATAAGCTCGTCAAAGAGACCATTGCCAAGGCCGAATCAGAAGCGGATGTAATCCGGGGCCAGGGAGAACAGGAAGCCGCTAAAATATATAACAAAGCGTACTCCGCTGACTCAGGCTTCTACGGCTTGTACCGCACATTGGAATCGTATAAGAAAACAATTGACGGAGAAACGGTCATCATTATCCCGTTTGATTCTCCCTATGCGCAAACACTCTTAGGAAAGACCAACTGA
- the hflK gene encoding FtsH protease activity modulator HflK — protein sequence MTLKRLYALTGLAAAIAAALILAFTTWFTVDESDQAVIMTLGEVQETVTESGLHMKWPWPIQKVEKLSKETFSLQFGYKEKDGKVEDFPAETKMITGDENIVLADMVVQWKISDPKKFLFSSAEPEEILYDSTSSSLRSIIGGSKIDDALTSGKADIEKEVQKLLGELMKKYDIGISILAVKLQDVDLPNEEVRKSFTNVTDARETMNTKINEAKKYENQKREEALGEKDAIISKAQGDKTARIQKAIGETSKFNALYSEYRNAKEITQKRLILETIDQVLPGAQIYIMKDDGNTMKYLPIMDPGKGAQTAPPAAEQNPAPAKGSETNGQ from the coding sequence ATGACACTTAAAAGGCTGTATGCACTGACGGGTCTGGCAGCAGCGATTGCAGCAGCACTGATCCTCGCTTTTACGACATGGTTCACTGTAGATGAATCGGACCAGGCCGTCATTATGACGCTCGGTGAAGTTCAGGAAACCGTCACCGAATCCGGCTTGCACATGAAATGGCCGTGGCCGATTCAAAAGGTGGAAAAACTTTCGAAAGAAACATTCAGTCTGCAGTTCGGGTACAAGGAAAAGGATGGGAAAGTAGAGGATTTTCCTGCAGAAACAAAGATGATTACAGGCGATGAGAACATTGTTCTTGCTGATATGGTGGTTCAGTGGAAAATTTCCGATCCGAAAAAGTTCTTATTTTCGTCAGCAGAACCGGAGGAAATTTTGTATGATTCTACTTCCTCTTCACTGAGAAGCATCATCGGCGGATCAAAAATTGATGATGCCCTTACTTCAGGGAAAGCCGACATTGAAAAAGAAGTACAGAAGCTGCTGGGAGAGCTGATGAAGAAATACGATATCGGCATATCCATCTTAGCGGTAAAGCTCCAGGATGTTGATTTGCCGAATGAAGAAGTAAGAAAATCCTTTACCAATGTAACGGATGCCCGCGAAACAATGAATACGAAGATAAATGAAGCAAAAAAATATGAGAATCAGAAACGGGAAGAAGCACTTGGAGAAAAAGATGCCATCATTTCCAAGGCTCAGGGAGATAAAACGGCGAGAATTCAGAAAGCGATTGGAGAAACATCAAAGTTTAACGCGCTTTACTCCGAGTATCGCAATGCAAAAGAAATCACCCAAAAGCGGCTTATCTTGGAGACGATTGACCAGGTTCTCCCTGGGGCTCAAATCTATATTATGAAAGATGACGGCAATACAATGAAGTATCTTCCGATTATGGATCCGGGCAAAGGGGCGCAGACGGCTCCTCCGGCTGCAGAGCAGAATCCGGCACCAGCGAAAGGAAGTGAGACAAATGGCCAATGA